From Taeniopygia guttata chromosome 21, bTaeGut7.mat, whole genome shotgun sequence, one genomic window encodes:
- the LOC115498013 gene encoding protein-arginine deiminase type-4 isoform X1: MAQQRRVQLSTQSPASTVCVLGTELALDVCGSAPRGAASFQAQATPGVRLWVLHGARSVKLPSSVGRWPLGARPELLLAMERPSHEPGDEKVRISYFREDGGVPVGRALLYLTCVEVSLDADVTRSGAVSRTLLDKASWIWGPEGRGAVLLVNCDRDDAGAEGLDSEDSAVRSYSDLQDMAQLVLRTRGPRATFAGHRLLLHLDFGHADKIRVFYGGDGAELEKFQPVLGGSKLSYTVRPGRHQHDSVFYVEGLAFPDVDFSGLVSLHVTLLESPEKGGWDSGDRSQTPSPQCQGLLESPIFTDSVVFRVAPWIMTPNTAAPLEVFVCSVDGNEEFVAAVGALAERAQCPLTVCPAPQNRQDRWIQDEMEFGYIQAPHKTLPVVFDSPRDLGLKDFPVKSILGPDFGYVARQAAEGASSLDSFGNLEVSPPVTVQGKEYPLGRILIGSSFPRVGGRRMAKAVKDFLVAQKVQEPVEIFSDWLSVGHVDEFLSFVPAPDRKGFRLLLASPSACYQLLREKQEEGFGEAAMFQGLDRVPKPTINEILANEELRKFNDYAQSCISWNRDILKRSLGLAEPDIVDIPQLFQSNAASEAQAFFPDMVNMLVLGRHLGIPKPFGPVVGGRCCLEQRVRELLEPLGLSCTFIDDFFSYHVLLGEVHCGTNVRRKPFAFKWWDVVP, from the exons CTCGGCCCCGCGTGGCGCTGCCTCGTTCCAGGCCCAGGCCACGCCGGGCGTGCGCCTCTGGGTGCTGCACGGCGCCCGCAGCGTGAAGCTGCCCTCGAGCGTCGGGCGCTGGCCCCTGGGCGCCCGCCccgagctgctgctggccatggAGCGGCCCAGCCACGAGCCGGGAGACGAAAAG GTCCGGATTTCCTATTTCCGCGAGGACGGCGGCGTTCCCGTGGGCCGGGCCCTGCTCTACCTCACCTGCGTGG AGGTGTCGCTGGACGCTGACGTCACCCGCAGTGGGGCCGTGAGCCGGACGCTGCTGGACAAG gccagctggatttggggtcccgAGGGCCGCGGGGCCGTGCTCCTCGTCAACTGCGACCGCGACGACGCCGGCGCCGAGGGCCTGGACAGCGAGGACAGCGCCGTGCGCTCCTACAGCG acCTGCAGGACATGGCGCAGTTGGTGCTGCGGACGCGCGGCCCTCGCGCCACCTTCGCCGGGCAccggctgctgctgcacctggaCTTCGGCCACGCCGACAAAATCAGGGTTTTCTACGGCGGCG atggagcagagctggagaagtTCCAGCCCGTCCTGGGCGGCTCCAAACTGTCCTACACCGTGCGGCCGGGCCGGCACCAGCACGACAGCGTCTTCTACGTGGAGGGCCTGGCCTTCCCCGACGTGGACTTCTCCGGCCTCGTGTCCCTGCACGTCACCCTGCTCGAGAGCCCCGAAAAG GGAGggtgggacagtggggacagatCCCAAACTCCATCCCCACAGTGCCAGGGCCTCCTGGAGTCGCCGATCTTCACGGACTCCGTGGTGTTCCGCGTGGCTCCCTGGATCATGACGCCCAACACGGCGGCGCCGCTCGAGGTCTTTGTCTgcag cgTGGACGGCAACGAGGAGTTCGTGGCGGCCGTGGGCGCGCTGGCCGAGCGGGCACAGTGCCCGCTGACCGTGTGCCCGGCGCCGCAGAACCGCCAGGACCGCTGGATCCAG GATGAGATGGAGTTCGGCTACATCCAAGCCCCTCACAAGACCCTCCCGGTGGTCTTCGACTCGCCCCGGGACCTCGGCCTGAAGGATTTTCCCGTCAAGAGCATCCTG GGCCCCGATTTTGGCTACGTGGCCCGGCAGGCTGCAGAAGGCGCTTCCAGCCTGGATTCCTTCGGGAATTTGGAGGTGAGCCCGCCCGTGACTGTGCAGGGCAAGGAGTATCCCTTGGGGCGCATCCTGATCGGCAGCAGCTTCCCCAG GGTGGGCGGCCGCAGGATGGCCAAAGCCGTGAAGGATTTCCTGGTGGCCCAGAAGGTGCAGGAACCCGTGGAGATCTTCTCGGACTGGCTCAGTGTTGGGCACGTGGATGAGTTCCTGAGCTTCGTCCCTGCGCCCGACCGGAAG ggattccggctgctcctggccagccCCAGCGCCTGCTACCAGCTCCTGAgggagaagcaggaggaggggTTCGGCGAGGCCGCGATGTTCCAGG GGCTGGACAGGGTGCCCAAGCCGACCATAAACGAGATCCTGGCTAACGAGGAGCTCCGCAAGTTCAATGACTACGCCCAG agCTGCATCAGCTGGAACCGGGACATCCTGAAGCGCTCGCTGGGCCTGGCCGAGCCGGACATCGTGGACATCCCGCAGCTCTTCCAGAGCAACGCCGCCTCCGAGGCCCAGGCCTTCTTCCCGGACATG GTGAACATGCTGGTGCTGGGCCGGCACTTGGGCATCCCCAAACCCTTCGGGCCCGTGGTGGGCGGGcgctgctgcctggagcagcgggtgcgggagctgctggagccgcTGGGCCTCTCCTGCACCTTCATCGACGACTTCTTCTCCTACCACGTCCTGCTGGGCGAGGTGCACTGCGGCACCAACGTGCGCCGCAAGCCCTTCGCCTTCAAGTGGTGGGACGTGGTGCCCTGA
- the LOC115498013 gene encoding protein-arginine deiminase type-4 isoform X2 — MAQQRRVQLSTQSPASTVCVLGTELALDVCGSAPRGAASFQAQATPGVRLWVLHGARSVKLPSSVGRWPLGARPELLLAMERPSHEPGDEKVRISYFREDGGVPVGRALLYLTCVEVSLDADVTRSGAVSRTLLDKASWIWGPEGRGAVLLVNCDRDDAGAEGLDSEDSAVRSYSDLQDMAQLVLRTRGPRATFAGHRLLLHLDFGHADKIRVFYGGDGAELEKFQPVLGGSKLSYTVRPGRHQHDSVFYVEGLAFPDVDFSGLVSLHVTLLESPEKCQGLLESPIFTDSVVFRVAPWIMTPNTAAPLEVFVCSVDGNEEFVAAVGALAERAQCPLTVCPAPQNRQDRWIQDEMEFGYIQAPHKTLPVVFDSPRDLGLKDFPVKSILGPDFGYVARQAAEGASSLDSFGNLEVSPPVTVQGKEYPLGRILIGSSFPRVGGRRMAKAVKDFLVAQKVQEPVEIFSDWLSVGHVDEFLSFVPAPDRKGFRLLLASPSACYQLLREKQEEGFGEAAMFQGLDRVPKPTINEILANEELRKFNDYAQSCISWNRDILKRSLGLAEPDIVDIPQLFQSNAASEAQAFFPDMVNMLVLGRHLGIPKPFGPVVGGRCCLEQRVRELLEPLGLSCTFIDDFFSYHVLLGEVHCGTNVRRKPFAFKWWDVVP, encoded by the exons CTCGGCCCCGCGTGGCGCTGCCTCGTTCCAGGCCCAGGCCACGCCGGGCGTGCGCCTCTGGGTGCTGCACGGCGCCCGCAGCGTGAAGCTGCCCTCGAGCGTCGGGCGCTGGCCCCTGGGCGCCCGCCccgagctgctgctggccatggAGCGGCCCAGCCACGAGCCGGGAGACGAAAAG GTCCGGATTTCCTATTTCCGCGAGGACGGCGGCGTTCCCGTGGGCCGGGCCCTGCTCTACCTCACCTGCGTGG AGGTGTCGCTGGACGCTGACGTCACCCGCAGTGGGGCCGTGAGCCGGACGCTGCTGGACAAG gccagctggatttggggtcccgAGGGCCGCGGGGCCGTGCTCCTCGTCAACTGCGACCGCGACGACGCCGGCGCCGAGGGCCTGGACAGCGAGGACAGCGCCGTGCGCTCCTACAGCG acCTGCAGGACATGGCGCAGTTGGTGCTGCGGACGCGCGGCCCTCGCGCCACCTTCGCCGGGCAccggctgctgctgcacctggaCTTCGGCCACGCCGACAAAATCAGGGTTTTCTACGGCGGCG atggagcagagctggagaagtTCCAGCCCGTCCTGGGCGGCTCCAAACTGTCCTACACCGTGCGGCCGGGCCGGCACCAGCACGACAGCGTCTTCTACGTGGAGGGCCTGGCCTTCCCCGACGTGGACTTCTCCGGCCTCGTGTCCCTGCACGTCACCCTGCTCGAGAGCCCCGAAAAG TGCCAGGGCCTCCTGGAGTCGCCGATCTTCACGGACTCCGTGGTGTTCCGCGTGGCTCCCTGGATCATGACGCCCAACACGGCGGCGCCGCTCGAGGTCTTTGTCTgcag cgTGGACGGCAACGAGGAGTTCGTGGCGGCCGTGGGCGCGCTGGCCGAGCGGGCACAGTGCCCGCTGACCGTGTGCCCGGCGCCGCAGAACCGCCAGGACCGCTGGATCCAG GATGAGATGGAGTTCGGCTACATCCAAGCCCCTCACAAGACCCTCCCGGTGGTCTTCGACTCGCCCCGGGACCTCGGCCTGAAGGATTTTCCCGTCAAGAGCATCCTG GGCCCCGATTTTGGCTACGTGGCCCGGCAGGCTGCAGAAGGCGCTTCCAGCCTGGATTCCTTCGGGAATTTGGAGGTGAGCCCGCCCGTGACTGTGCAGGGCAAGGAGTATCCCTTGGGGCGCATCCTGATCGGCAGCAGCTTCCCCAG GGTGGGCGGCCGCAGGATGGCCAAAGCCGTGAAGGATTTCCTGGTGGCCCAGAAGGTGCAGGAACCCGTGGAGATCTTCTCGGACTGGCTCAGTGTTGGGCACGTGGATGAGTTCCTGAGCTTCGTCCCTGCGCCCGACCGGAAG ggattccggctgctcctggccagccCCAGCGCCTGCTACCAGCTCCTGAgggagaagcaggaggaggggTTCGGCGAGGCCGCGATGTTCCAGG GGCTGGACAGGGTGCCCAAGCCGACCATAAACGAGATCCTGGCTAACGAGGAGCTCCGCAAGTTCAATGACTACGCCCAG agCTGCATCAGCTGGAACCGGGACATCCTGAAGCGCTCGCTGGGCCTGGCCGAGCCGGACATCGTGGACATCCCGCAGCTCTTCCAGAGCAACGCCGCCTCCGAGGCCCAGGCCTTCTTCCCGGACATG GTGAACATGCTGGTGCTGGGCCGGCACTTGGGCATCCCCAAACCCTTCGGGCCCGTGGTGGGCGGGcgctgctgcctggagcagcgggtgcgggagctgctggagccgcTGGGCCTCTCCTGCACCTTCATCGACGACTTCTTCTCCTACCACGTCCTGCTGGGCGAGGTGCACTGCGGCACCAACGTGCGCCGCAAGCCCTTCGCCTTCAAGTGGTGGGACGTGGTGCCCTGA